From a single Flavobacteriales bacterium genomic region:
- a CDS encoding S9 family peptidase: MRNLSFLVVPLSTLCFVSCEQSDTSVPVKKDLDYPTTRADAAAGDTLHGTFVADPYRWLENDTSKETAEWVKAQNAVTNAYLDKIPYRDSIAQRYEELFNFPKVSAPTKVGDLFFQYRNSGLQNQSVIYVRKGIDGEDQVFIDPNEIDTKGTTSIGLMGASNDDKYMAVSVQKAGSDWQDIILWDLKTMKELPDVLKWAKFSGVAWFKNGFFYSRYPEPTKGTELSASNEWQKVYYHTMGQPQENDVLVYEDKEEPLLYMGVSVTEGEEFATLYISTGTDGFEQYYFDLRSGGIPKPGAPWTPLQTGFDHKTSIIDFDPKSKHLLVMTDVDAPNYRLVSVDPSHPEKEAWKNIIPAKDMLLESVSIGGGKLFAHYLKDVTTRVMRYDMDGTNETVIELPGLGTAGGFGGKRGDTYSFYSYTSFTDPGTTYKYDYATGKSEVYFRPELKFDPDQFVTEQVFYTSLDGTKVPMFIVHKKGLEKNGKNPALLYAYGGFNISLSPSFSTSRMILLEQGGVFALANLRGGGEYGEDWHKAGMKEKKQNVFDDFIAAAEYLIKNNWTSSKKLAIEGGSNGGLLVGAVITQRPELFSVAFPAVGVMDMLRFQKFTAGFGWTPEYGNADNSKEEFDYLRAYSPLHNIEPASYPATMVMTADHDDRVVPAHSFKFISTLQPAQEGNAPVLIRVETNAGHGAGKPTSMVISEQADKWAFFFQNIGVTPKFSATGTH, encoded by the coding sequence ATGCGCAACCTTTCATTCCTAGTAGTTCCTCTATCCACACTTTGCTTTGTCTCATGTGAACAGAGCGACACATCCGTACCCGTGAAAAAAGATCTCGATTACCCCACTACACGTGCTGATGCAGCGGCAGGTGACACCTTGCACGGAACATTCGTAGCCGACCCCTATCGCTGGTTGGAGAACGACACATCCAAGGAGACCGCGGAATGGGTAAAGGCACAGAATGCCGTTACCAATGCGTATCTCGATAAGATCCCCTATCGCGATTCCATTGCGCAGCGTTATGAAGAACTGTTCAACTTTCCAAAAGTGAGTGCACCGACGAAGGTGGGCGACCTATTTTTTCAGTACCGCAACAGTGGTCTACAGAACCAAAGCGTGATCTATGTAAGGAAGGGGATCGATGGCGAGGATCAGGTCTTCATCGACCCGAATGAAATTGATACAAAGGGTACCACGAGTATTGGTCTGATGGGAGCCAGCAATGATGATAAGTATATGGCGGTTAGTGTGCAAAAGGCAGGAAGTGATTGGCAGGACATTATCCTTTGGGACCTGAAGACCATGAAAGAACTGCCTGATGTATTGAAATGGGCCAAATTCAGTGGGGTGGCGTGGTTCAAGAACGGGTTCTTCTACAGCCGCTATCCAGAGCCTACGAAAGGGACCGAACTAAGCGCATCGAATGAATGGCAAAAGGTCTACTACCATACCATGGGCCAGCCTCAAGAGAATGATGTTCTGGTCTATGAGGACAAGGAAGAACCACTCCTATATATGGGAGTGAGCGTTACTGAAGGCGAAGAGTTCGCGACATTATATATCTCCACGGGAACGGATGGATTTGAACAGTATTACTTCGACCTGCGCAGTGGCGGCATACCGAAGCCGGGCGCGCCTTGGACACCCTTGCAAACGGGATTCGATCATAAGACGAGCATCATCGACTTTGATCCGAAGAGTAAGCACCTTCTTGTAATGACGGATGTGGACGCACCGAATTACAGGCTCGTCAGTGTGGATCCTTCACATCCTGAAAAAGAGGCATGGAAGAACATCATCCCAGCCAAGGACATGCTGCTTGAAAGTGTGAGCATTGGTGGCGGTAAACTGTTCGCCCATTACCTGAAGGATGTGACCACACGCGTGATGCGCTACGATATGGACGGCACCAATGAGACGGTCATTGAGCTACCCGGCCTAGGCACTGCGGGAGGCTTCGGTGGGAAGCGCGGTGACACCTATTCGTTCTACAGTTATACTTCATTCACCGACCCTGGCACGACCTACAAATATGATTATGCAACAGGTAAAAGTGAAGTGTATTTCCGGCCTGAACTTAAATTCGATCCGGACCAATTCGTGACCGAACAAGTATTCTACACGAGTTTGGATGGTACTAAAGTGCCAATGTTCATCGTCCATAAGAAAGGGCTGGAAAAGAACGGAAAGAACCCTGCTTTGCTTTACGCCTATGGTGGATTCAACATTAGCTTGAGCCCAAGTTTCAGTACAAGCCGCATGATCCTATTGGAACAAGGAGGCGTATTCGCTTTGGCCAATTTGCGCGGTGGTGGCGAGTATGGTGAAGATTGGCATAAGGCAGGCATGAAAGAGAAAAAGCAGAACGTATTCGATGACTTCATTGCCGCCGCGGAATACTTGATCAAGAACAATTGGACGAGCAGCAAAAAATTGGCAATCGAAGGGGGTAGCAACGGTGGCCTGCTCGTTGGAGCTGTGATCACTCAGCGCCCCGAGTTATTCAGCGTTGCATTCCCGGCAGTTGGAGTAATGGATATGCTACGGTTCCAGAAATTCACTGCAGGCTTCGGATGGACGCCGGAGTATGGCAATGCAGATAACAGTAAGGAGGAGTTCGACTATTTGCGTGCGTATTCCCCACTGCATAATATTGAACCTGCATCTTATCCTGCCACGATGGTGATGACAGCAGATCATGATGACCGTGTGGTACCGGCGCACAGCTTCAAATTCATCAGCACACTACAGCCAGCACAAGAAGGCAATGCTCCTGTGTTGATCCGCGTTGAGACCAACGCAGGACATGGTGCCGGTAAGCCAACGAGCATGGTCATTTCTGAACAGGCCGATAAATGGGCGTTCTTTTTCCAGAATATTGGAGTAACTCCGAAATTCTCAGCTACTGGAACACATTAG
- a CDS encoding sensor histidine kinase, with translation MSRSRELQSRIAHEVRLLDELTELNDAIHQLGLVHRVDVESRQYKWANELKVLNDNVVLTQKLYSDAPGMDRLISSLTPVLTLADSLHRDAMQPGMDVTQARATEAVFQIMVQRAQKVVDRTARSVHEQGISRHTGTLSARWNEAQFLLITACLFAVVFAWLVGISNRLLIEARSRSEQLATAKQNLESTNKELLETMLSKEEKEVMIKEIHHRVKNNLQIVKSLIRFQMDQVEDERTNEMFNECVNRVSAMALVHEQTYLSKDLANIDVSSYLDQLIRDICAAYTIDMKLDLDIKIEVPTLSVDTLIPLGLMINEIISNSLKYAFKDRKEGVIMVHIYGDQLTGISLRIGDNGIGLPDRSRWSRPETLGMELIHTLAEQLDATVELASGPGTVYEIVSTPIVKLKRA, from the coding sequence ATGTCCCGTTCACGCGAACTTCAGTCCCGTATCGCACATGAAGTGCGGCTGTTGGATGAGCTGACCGAGCTGAACGACGCGATCCATCAATTAGGATTGGTCCATCGTGTGGATGTGGAGTCGCGGCAGTACAAGTGGGCCAATGAGTTGAAAGTTCTGAATGATAACGTAGTTCTGACGCAAAAACTTTACTCGGATGCCCCCGGAATGGATCGATTGATCAGCTCTTTGACCCCCGTTCTCACTTTGGCGGACTCTCTTCATCGCGATGCCATGCAGCCAGGCATGGATGTGACCCAAGCAAGAGCGACGGAAGCCGTATTCCAGATCATGGTACAGCGTGCACAAAAAGTGGTGGACCGTACTGCACGTAGTGTCCATGAACAGGGTATCAGTCGGCATACAGGCACTTTAAGCGCCCGTTGGAACGAAGCACAATTTCTTTTGATAACGGCTTGTTTGTTCGCAGTTGTTTTCGCCTGGTTGGTGGGCATCAGCAACCGATTATTGATAGAGGCCCGTTCCCGTTCGGAACAACTTGCCACCGCAAAACAAAATCTGGAAAGCACGAACAAGGAATTGCTCGAGACCATGTTGAGCAAAGAGGAGAAGGAGGTAATGATAAAGGAGATCCATCACCGCGTGAAGAACAACCTGCAGATCGTAAAGAGCCTGATCCGGTTCCAAATGGACCAGGTAGAAGATGAACGAACGAACGAAATGTTCAACGAATGCGTGAACCGCGTTAGCGCTATGGCGCTGGTACACGAACAGACTTACTTAAGCAAGGACTTAGCGAATATCGATGTAAGCAGCTACCTGGATCAATTGATCCGCGATATCTGTGCCGCCTATACGATCGATATGAAACTTGATCTGGACATTAAGATCGAAGTCCCAACTTTGAGTGTCGATACGCTGATCCCACTAGGGCTGATGATCAACGAGATCATTTCGAACTCGCTCAAATATGCATTCAAGGATAGAAAGGAGGGTGTGATCATGGTGCATATCTATGGTGATCAGCTAACAGGAATTTCCTTGCGCATCGGAGACAACGGCATAGGTCTGCCTGATCGCAGCCGCTGGTCCCGTCCAGAAACCTTGGGCATGGAACTGATCCATACGTTGGCCGAGCAATTGGATGCTACGGTGGAACTTGCTAGCGGTCCAGGCACAGTGTATGAAATAGTCTCTACGCCGATCGTCAAGTTGAAACGTGCTTGA
- a CDS encoding NYN domain-containing protein — translation MEKTIQGSHSLKVGVFYDGSYYTHVSNYYNYVHPHHRRLHIGGLHDFVKHMVAEREGTKPNLCHIIDAHFFRGRFSARDANDKPNQLYYDRVFDDVLMYNNVQSHYLPVKDQQGRKREKGVDVLMALETYELCMLKRYDVVVLVACDGDHVPLVRKLHALGCKTMLMGWDYEYTDQETGEQQTTKTSTDLWNEVSWPLPMHDLIEEGLQSDDPVVREMFVLRETIAREFDEESQEPMTFDPEDRRTSDVMSLHSGYGFIRFPENNLFFIHDDLVNAEFTDLQIGDQVEFSVAVNNRGQRVAREVKRIVEA, via the coding sequence ATGGAAAAGACCATTCAGGGCAGCCATTCTTTAAAGGTGGGTGTTTTCTATGACGGAAGCTATTATACACATGTCAGCAACTACTATAACTATGTTCATCCTCATCATCGGCGTTTACATATCGGAGGGTTGCATGACTTTGTGAAACACATGGTGGCTGAGCGTGAAGGAACCAAACCGAATCTGTGCCATATTATTGATGCTCATTTTTTTCGAGGAAGGTTCAGTGCGCGCGATGCCAATGACAAACCCAACCAATTGTACTACGATCGGGTCTTCGATGACGTTCTGATGTACAACAATGTGCAGAGTCATTATTTGCCGGTAAAGGACCAGCAAGGGCGTAAAAGGGAAAAGGGTGTTGATGTGCTCATGGCCCTTGAGACGTACGAGCTGTGCATGTTGAAGCGCTATGATGTTGTCGTACTTGTAGCGTGCGATGGAGATCATGTTCCCTTGGTTCGCAAATTGCATGCCTTAGGTTGTAAGACCATGCTAATGGGCTGGGATTATGAATACACGGATCAGGAAACAGGAGAGCAACAGACCACGAAGACCAGCACAGACCTCTGGAATGAAGTGAGTTGGCCTTTGCCCATGCACGACCTGATCGAAGAAGGACTACAAAGCGATGATCCTGTAGTTCGGGAGATGTTCGTATTGCGAGAGACCATAGCGCGTGAGTTCGATGAGGAGTCTCAAGAACCCATGACCTTTGATCCTGAGGATCGCCGAACGAGTGATGTAATGAGCTTACATAGCGGATATGGGTTCATCCGGTTCCCGGAGAATAATCTGTTCTTCATCCACGATGATCTGGTCAACGCTGAGTTCACGGATCTGCAGATAGGTGATCAAGTGGAATTCTCCGTTGCCGTCAACAATCGCGGTCAGCGTGTGGCCAGAGAGGTCAAACGGATCGTGGAAGCGTGA
- a CDS encoding response regulator: MNRSEYRLLSRTEAIQGHFTMVTYIYHGYPAIPPPGYMKKKIIIVEDEAIISLGYRMQLQRLGFDVLGTARSFEQAMDLLAKDRPDIILMDIYLRGTKTGLELAQEIHAVDPIPILFLSASTSPEIIEAIHKLKGCDYLTKPINTDSLEEMLEMLAQKDIG; the protein is encoded by the coding sequence ATGAACCGATCCGAATACCGCTTATTGAGCAGAACTGAGGCCATTCAAGGCCATTTCACCATGGTCACCTATATTTACCACGGTTATCCTGCAATTCCACCTCCCGGATACATGAAGAAGAAGATCATCATCGTAGAGGACGAGGCCATTATTTCCCTTGGCTATCGCATGCAACTCCAGCGATTGGGTTTTGATGTTCTTGGTACCGCACGGAGTTTTGAACAGGCTATGGATCTTTTGGCCAAGGATAGACCGGACATCATCCTCATGGACATTTACTTACGCGGGACGAAGACCGGTTTGGAACTAGCGCAGGAGATCCATGCCGTAGATCCAATCCCTATCCTATTCCTTTCCGCGAGCACCAGCCCGGAGATCATTGAAGCGATCCATAAGTTGAAGGGGTGTGATTACCTTACAAAACCTATCAATACGGATTCGTTGGAGGAGATGCTCGAAATGCTGGCACAGAAGGATATTGGATAA
- a CDS encoding RnfABCDGE type electron transport complex subunit D, with amino-acid sequence MLSPLQFLQRDARHFQILFLGIFLIYGTLELQWDTEWIRYFTLMGTCLIVQTVFIEWKGMPWTALKSAAITGLGLCLLFHATSISTLVLAASIAISSKFLVRIKGKHVLNPANIGIVGALLLADDAWVSPGQWGSGPALVFLVAAAGLMVLLRVGRIDTSVAFLLTFSLLDLGRTVLYLGWGMDVWAHRLMNGSLLLFTFFMITDPMTTPNATKARIVWSILIAVITFAISTFAYIHTAPVWALAVLCSITPILDLAFKGERFSWLPGTNDNSSTGSTGTHGRSGVPSMTSSIIPIKP; translated from the coding sequence ATGCTTTCACCTCTGCAATTCCTGCAGCGGGATGCACGCCATTTCCAGATCCTCTTTCTTGGCATCTTTTTGATCTACGGCACATTGGAGTTGCAGTGGGACACTGAATGGATCCGGTATTTCACCTTGATGGGAACCTGTCTTATCGTACAGACAGTATTTATTGAATGGAAGGGTATGCCTTGGACGGCGTTGAAAAGTGCAGCAATTACCGGGCTTGGTCTCTGTTTGTTGTTCCATGCCACGAGCATTTCCACATTGGTTCTGGCAGCTTCAATTGCCATATCATCAAAGTTTCTTGTGCGTATTAAAGGCAAGCATGTTCTCAATCCTGCCAACATTGGGATCGTTGGTGCGCTTCTCCTTGCGGATGATGCTTGGGTCAGTCCTGGACAATGGGGCTCAGGTCCTGCGTTGGTTTTCCTGGTCGCTGCCGCAGGGTTGATGGTCCTACTTCGCGTAGGGCGCATTGACACTAGTGTCGCGTTCTTATTGACGTTCTCCTTGCTTGACCTGGGTAGAACAGTTCTTTACCTCGGTTGGGGCATGGATGTTTGGGCGCATCGCCTGATGAATGGGTCATTATTGCTGTTCACATTCTTCATGATCACCGACCCCATGACCACTCCGAATGCGACGAAAGCGCGCATTGTCTGGAGCATATTGATCGCGGTCATCACGTTTGCAATCAGCACGTTTGCATACATACATACCGCTCCTGTATGGGCATTGGCCGTGTTATGTTCCATTACACCGATCCTTGACCTAGCCTTCAAAGGCGAGCGCTTCAGCTGGCTACCAGGAACGAACGATAACAGCAGCACTGGATCGACCGGAACCCATGGGAGGTCCGGCGTTCCGTCAATGACCTCCAGCATAATTCCGATCAAACCATAA
- a CDS encoding DUF2330 domain-containing protein, translating to MRTNRLLAIAAICAAGSASAFCGFYVAKADATLFNDRSEVILVRDGQRTIITMSNDFKGNVKDFAMVIPVPTILQRNDIRIVERRVFGALDAYSAPRLVEYWDENPCQRWEYAENEMLMDVMPTKSTGMSRLFKEKATKDYGVTIEAQYSVGEYDILILGAKESNGLEQWLLDNGYKIPTTAHDVLDPYIKSGLKFFVVKVDLERMQQSGFEFLRPIQVAFESEKFMLPIRLGMANSSGVQDMIVYAFTRTGRVECVNYRTVKVPSDRNIPLFTKEKFGPFYKDLFDRNWKQEGKNAIALEYAWNVTPSWDGMKCDPCVGPPPMPAEFAEAGVDWALPQGGGGQVFFTRLHVRYGREKFPQDLFFQVTPNTENFQARYILTHPAEGDLSCSAGQDYLETLFYKRTREMDELYALTGWDLSNDRKYMEEVKGKMSPERRNGLEMPYAPVDGPNDDGGNDGGGSGIPTMIMILGLAALLIGVFMQRSAREPQMN from the coding sequence ATGAGAACGAACCGTTTGCTTGCCATTGCTGCCATTTGTGCGGCCGGCAGCGCCTCCGCTTTCTGCGGATTCTATGTGGCCAAGGCCGATGCCACGCTTTTCAACGATCGCAGCGAGGTCATCCTTGTCCGCGATGGTCAGCGCACGATCATTACCATGAGCAACGATTTCAAAGGCAATGTGAAGGATTTCGCTATGGTGATCCCAGTGCCGACCATTCTACAACGAAACGATATCCGCATTGTGGAGCGCCGTGTTTTTGGTGCCTTGGATGCTTACAGTGCTCCACGGCTAGTGGAATATTGGGACGAAAATCCTTGCCAACGATGGGAGTATGCGGAGAACGAAATGTTGATGGATGTCATGCCGACCAAATCCACAGGAATGAGTAGGCTTTTCAAAGAAAAGGCGACCAAGGATTATGGAGTGACCATTGAAGCCCAATACAGCGTTGGGGAGTATGACATTCTGATCCTTGGAGCGAAAGAAAGCAATGGCCTTGAACAATGGCTCTTGGATAATGGCTACAAGATCCCTACGACAGCCCATGACGTACTGGATCCATACATCAAGAGCGGGTTGAAGTTCTTTGTGGTGAAGGTGGACCTTGAACGCATGCAGCAAAGCGGGTTCGAGTTTCTACGGCCGATCCAGGTCGCATTTGAAAGTGAGAAATTCATGTTGCCTATCCGATTGGGTATGGCCAATAGCAGTGGCGTGCAGGATATGATCGTTTATGCCTTTACGCGCACTGGTCGTGTAGAATGCGTGAACTACCGCACTGTGAAAGTTCCAAGCGATCGGAACATTCCCTTGTTCACCAAAGAGAAGTTCGGTCCATTCTACAAGGATCTTTTCGATCGCAACTGGAAGCAGGAAGGTAAGAATGCCATTGCCTTGGAGTATGCTTGGAACGTTACACCGAGCTGGGATGGAATGAAGTGCGATCCGTGCGTTGGTCCACCTCCGATGCCCGCCGAATTTGCAGAGGCTGGCGTGGATTGGGCCTTACCACAAGGAGGTGGAGGCCAGGTTTTTTTCACGCGATTACATGTGCGCTACGGTCGGGAGAAATTTCCACAGGATCTCTTTTTTCAAGTAACGCCGAACACCGAGAATTTTCAAGCACGTTACATACTTACGCATCCGGCTGAGGGAGATCTGAGCTGTTCCGCAGGTCAGGACTATCTGGAAACACTGTTCTACAAGCGCACCCGCGAAATGGATGAATTGTATGCGCTTACCGGGTGGGATCTGAGCAATGATCGTAAGTACATGGAAGAGGTAAAAGGAAAGATGAGTCCTGAACGACGCAACGGGTTGGAAATGCCTTACGCACCGGTTGATGGACCAAATGATGACGGTGGGAACGATGGCGGAGGAAGTGGCATTCCGACTATGATCATGATATTAGGACTTGCAGCCTTGTTGATCGGTGTATTCATGCAACGATCCGCACGGGAGCCACAGATGAATTAG
- a CDS encoding cation:proton antiporter — MHFPLFQDLIIILALAAGILLLFRRFKLPGILGFILTGMIAGPHGLEWVGEVDKVEAMAEVGVVLLLFVIGMEFSLKKLATLGRTVFIGGLLQAGLTTAAVAGILGLFGIKMESAVFIGFLITLSSTAIVLRVLQEQGKMDSAHGRVATAILIFQDIIVVPMMLVTPMLAGKSTNVGMDLLLLLGKMIVLLVAVYFSGRFVVPRLLKAASQGKGNDLFIITIVVICFAAAFATQALGLSLALGAFFAGLVISETDHAYHATGIVLPFHQLFMAFFFVSIGMLVDLEQFFASPLLVIGLTMGVLLLKTLMTIVAVWVLRYPLRTAIYSGLALFQLGEFGFILAIPGLEMGLLSKEHYQIFLSVSILSMGVTPIVLEYSDRIVRKIFISFLPGSVGERLDRIMRVKQQQEKSLEKVLKDHVVIIGFGLNGQNVLKAAQENSIPCAVLEEDPDLADKAKALDVPVLIGDASNLHLLEQAHVERARVVVIAISDPSETLKIVAGVRSLTAKAHIIVRTRHVAELQANYDAGANEVIPEEFETSIEIFHHVLRKYLIPETQIQDLVAEMRSDHYGMLRGKKGNKMKRKEETLVIPGMEIATLPVTLGRSKIVGKTIAETALRDNYGITVLAIRRNGRYISNVKSSERIMTDDLLYMLGSPENIVRMDRDIR, encoded by the coding sequence ATGCACTTTCCACTCTTTCAGGACCTGATCATCATTCTCGCATTGGCGGCGGGGATCCTGTTGCTGTTCAGACGTTTCAAACTACCGGGAATACTTGGATTCATTCTTACGGGTATGATCGCCGGTCCTCATGGCCTTGAGTGGGTTGGTGAAGTGGACAAGGTTGAGGCAATGGCCGAGGTTGGCGTTGTGCTACTGTTGTTCGTGATCGGTATGGAGTTCAGCCTTAAAAAGCTTGCCACATTGGGGCGTACCGTTTTTATTGGCGGTCTGTTGCAAGCCGGACTTACCACAGCTGCGGTTGCCGGGATCCTGGGGTTGTTCGGCATAAAAATGGAATCTGCGGTCTTCATCGGATTCCTGATCACCTTGAGCAGTACTGCTATCGTATTGCGTGTGTTACAGGAACAAGGAAAGATGGATTCCGCACACGGGCGAGTCGCCACGGCCATCCTGATCTTTCAGGACATCATTGTGGTGCCTATGATGTTGGTAACCCCAATGCTTGCGGGAAAAAGCACGAACGTAGGTATGGATCTATTACTGCTTCTTGGTAAAATGATCGTGCTTCTGGTCGCCGTATACTTCAGTGGGCGTTTCGTTGTACCACGCTTATTGAAAGCAGCTAGCCAAGGCAAAGGGAACGATCTGTTCATCATCACGATCGTTGTTATCTGTTTCGCAGCCGCATTTGCGACGCAGGCGCTTGGCCTTTCTCTCGCATTGGGAGCATTCTTCGCAGGCCTTGTGATCAGCGAGACCGATCATGCATACCACGCAACGGGCATCGTCCTACCCTTCCACCAATTGTTCATGGCGTTCTTTTTCGTGAGCATCGGCATGTTGGTGGATCTTGAACAATTCTTTGCATCTCCGCTGCTTGTGATCGGCTTGACCATGGGTGTATTGCTCTTAAAGACGTTAATGACAATAGTCGCTGTATGGGTGCTCCGTTATCCATTACGCACGGCGATCTATTCCGGTCTGGCTCTATTCCAATTGGGTGAGTTCGGTTTCATACTTGCCATTCCAGGATTGGAAATGGGTCTACTAAGCAAAGAACATTACCAGATCTTCCTGAGCGTATCGATCTTGAGCATGGGCGTTACTCCGATCGTGCTGGAGTACTCGGATCGCATTGTACGGAAGATCTTCATCAGCTTTTTACCGGGCTCCGTTGGTGAGCGACTGGACCGCATAATGCGTGTAAAGCAGCAGCAGGAAAAGTCATTGGAGAAGGTCCTGAAAGACCATGTCGTGATCATTGGTTTCGGATTGAACGGACAGAACGTTCTTAAGGCAGCCCAGGAAAACAGTATTCCCTGCGCCGTCCTGGAAGAAGACCCGGATCTTGCCGATAAGGCAAAAGCACTGGATGTTCCTGTGTTGATCGGTGATGCCTCGAACCTGCATCTCTTGGAACAAGCGCACGTGGAACGTGCACGTGTGGTCGTTATAGCGATCAGTGACCCATCAGAAACACTCAAGATAGTGGCCGGTGTTCGCTCGCTTACTGCAAAAGCACATATCATCGTTCGCACACGCCACGTTGCAGAACTGCAAGCCAACTACGACGCGGGTGCGAATGAAGTGATCCCCGAGGAATTCGAGACCAGCATCGAGATCTTCCACCACGTACTGCGGAAATATTTGATCCCCGAAACCCAAATACAGGATCTGGTCGCCGAGATGCGTTCCGACCATTACGGAATGCTTCGCGGCAAGAAAGGGAACAAGATGAAACGCAAGGAAGAAACATTGGTGATCCCCGGGATGGAGATCGCTACTTTACCTGTTACGCTCGGCAGAAGCAAGATCGTTGGCAAGACGATCGCCGAAACCGCTCTACGAGACAACTATGGTATTACCGTGCTCGCTATTCGACGCAACGGCCGTTATATCTCGAACGTTAAGAGCAGTGAACGTATCATGACGGATGACCTGCTCTACATGCTGGGGTCTCCGGAGAACATCGTAAGGATGGACCGTGATATTCGATGA
- a CDS encoding DUF1003 domain-containing protein produces the protein MAQRKKQLLAVEQEQLNRLHTIVENSIREEELVVNNLLHPPSETLKRGQRISDKIARFGGSWAFILIFLGILTVWIVFNVTVVLSDRFDPYPFILMNLILSCVAAMQAPVIMMSQNRKEERDRMRAENDYLINLKAELQIRSLHQKVDLLLEEQIKTLFDVQAQQMELLTRIEKRLTK, from the coding sequence ATGGCTCAGAGGAAGAAACAATTGCTCGCTGTTGAACAGGAACAGTTGAACCGATTACACACGATCGTGGAGAATTCCATCCGAGAAGAAGAACTGGTGGTAAATAACCTGCTTCATCCGCCGAGCGAAACACTTAAACGAGGTCAGCGTATTTCCGATAAGATCGCACGGTTCGGAGGTAGTTGGGCATTCATTCTGATCTTTCTCGGCATTCTTACAGTTTGGATCGTTTTCAACGTTACCGTGGTATTGAGCGATCGGTTCGATCCCTACCCTTTCATTTTGATGAATCTGATCCTTTCCTGTGTTGCAGCTATGCAGGCACCGGTGATCATGATGTCCCAGAACCGAAAAGAAGAACGCGATAGGATGCGCGCTGAGAACGATTATTTGATCAATTTGAAGGCCGAGCTCCAGATCCGCAGTTTGCACCAGAAGGTTGATCTTTTATTGGAGGAACAGATAAAAACGTTGTTCGATGTACAAGCTCAACAAATGGAATTGTTGACCCGGATCGAAAAACGGTTAACTAAGTGA
- a CDS encoding transferase hexapeptide repeat family protein → MLYEFNGFKPVVHPSAFVHPQAVVTGNVVIGKDVYIGPGAALRGDWGEIVISNGCNVQENCTIHMFPGVRVVLEESAHIGHGAIIHGAHIGRNCLVGMNAVLMDNVELGDECIVGALAFLPADSVWEPRKVIVGNPAKAIKDVSDEMIAWKTQGTGLYQRLPVELHATLKECEPLREIPNDGPTITARYSTWNKTRKP, encoded by the coding sequence ATGCTGTACGAATTCAATGGCTTCAAACCCGTGGTGCATCCGAGTGCATTCGTTCACCCACAGGCGGTGGTTACCGGCAATGTGGTCATTGGCAAAGATGTCTACATAGGCCCAGGCGCTGCTTTGCGCGGGGACTGGGGTGAGATCGTGATAAGTAATGGGTGCAACGTTCAGGAGAATTGCACGATACACATGTTCCCTGGCGTCCGTGTAGTATTGGAAGAGTCCGCACACATTGGCCACGGTGCGATAATCCACGGAGCGCACATCGGCAGAAATTGCCTGGTTGGAATGAATGCTGTTCTGATGGACAACGTGGAACTTGGCGATGAATGCATTGTTGGCGCGCTCGCCTTTTTACCGGCAGATAGTGTCTGGGAGCCACGAAAGGTCATTGTCGGTAATCCGGCCAAGGCCATTAAGGATGTTAGCGACGAAATGATCGCGTGGAAAACGCAAGGCACTGGGCTTTATCAGAGGCTACCCGTTGAATTGCACGCTACGCTAAAGGAATGTGAGCCACTCCGAGAAATACCGAACGATGGACCTACGATCACTGCGCGTTATTCTACCTGGAACAAAACCCGCAAACCCTGA